One Halobacterium sp. DL1 DNA window includes the following coding sequences:
- a CDS encoding cysteine synthase, producing the protein MTTHRRPLDSVLETVGETPLVRVQAAPDAVPVYAKLESFNPGASVKDRIGLYMLEAMLDSGELPEGGTVIEPTAGNTGIGFAVAAGQLGIDAVFVVPERFSVEKQTLMDALGAEVINTPTEDGMGGAIQRAHELAEELDDAVVPQQFSNPLNAEAHYELTGPEIHDALDGEVGALVAGCGTAGTLMGTGRCLRDDVPDLYVTAVEPSGSLYARMVGRDVEAAEYKTEGIGTHDPATNELFDPEFVDDVVQIPDRDTHAEMQRLAREEGQLVASSSAANSLAALDVAERAAAGDLDLPHDCVVTVFPDSSERYLSKGVYGDYESWEG; encoded by the coding sequence ATGACCACCCACCGGAGGCCGCTGGACTCGGTGCTCGAAACCGTCGGGGAGACGCCGCTCGTGCGGGTGCAGGCCGCCCCGGACGCGGTGCCGGTGTACGCGAAACTGGAGTCGTTCAACCCCGGGGCGAGCGTGAAAGACCGCATCGGCCTCTACATGCTCGAGGCGATGCTCGACTCCGGGGAGCTCCCCGAGGGCGGCACCGTCATCGAGCCCACCGCGGGCAACACCGGCATCGGGTTCGCCGTCGCCGCCGGACAGCTCGGCATCGACGCCGTCTTCGTCGTCCCCGAGCGCTTCAGCGTCGAGAAGCAGACGCTGATGGACGCGCTGGGAGCCGAGGTGATCAACACGCCCACCGAGGACGGGATGGGCGGCGCCATCCAGCGCGCCCACGAACTCGCCGAGGAACTCGACGACGCGGTCGTCCCACAGCAGTTCTCCAACCCACTGAACGCGGAGGCCCACTACGAACTCACCGGGCCGGAGATCCACGACGCCCTCGACGGCGAGGTCGGTGCGCTCGTCGCGGGCTGTGGCACCGCCGGCACCCTGATGGGGACCGGACGCTGCCTCCGCGACGACGTCCCGGACCTCTACGTCACGGCCGTCGAACCCTCGGGGTCGCTGTACGCACGGATGGTTGGCCGGGACGTCGAGGCCGCCGAGTACAAGACGGAGGGCATCGGCACCCACGACCCCGCGACGAACGAACTGTTCGACCCGGAGTTCGTCGACGACGTGGTCCAGATTCCCGACCGCGACACGCACGCGGAGATGCAACGGCTCGCCCGCGAGGAGGGGCAGCTCGTCGCGTCGAGTTCCGCCGCGAACAGCCTCGCTGCCCTCGACGTCGCAGAGCGCGCCGCCGCGGGGGATCTCGACCTCCCCCACGACTGCGTCGTGACGGTGTTCCCGGACTCTAGCGAGCGCTACCTCTCGAAGGGCGTTTACGGCGACTACGAGTCCTGGGAGGGCTGA
- the arsM gene encoding arsenite S-adenosylmethyltransferase (in Rhodopseudomonas palustris this protein confers resistance to arsenite; catalyzes the formation of a number of methylated intermediates from arsenite and SAM producing trimethylarsine), with amino-acid sequence MTEDTRASDGVDAATQRTAVRERYAEAATESSGCCGDTAGEPADDARGIGYSDDDLAAVEPGANLGLGCGNPTAIASLETGDSVLDLGSGGGFDCFLAGRAVGAAGRVVGVDMTPEMVERARENAEKNDAENVEFRLGEIEHLPVGDETVDVVISNCVVNLSPDKPQVFREAFRVLRPGGRLAISDLVLTADLPAEYRTDLDTIAGCVGGASTIAAVEAMLADAGFVDVSVEPDADGEVDRTFDADRDPRDYVVSATIEAEKPDE; translated from the coding sequence ATGACTGAGGACACACGAGCCAGCGACGGCGTCGACGCCGCGACACAGCGGACCGCTGTGCGGGAGCGGTACGCCGAGGCCGCGACCGAATCGTCTGGCTGCTGTGGCGACACGGCCGGTGAGCCAGCCGACGACGCCCGCGGCATCGGCTACTCCGACGACGACCTGGCGGCCGTCGAACCGGGCGCGAACCTCGGACTCGGCTGCGGAAACCCCACTGCCATCGCGAGCCTGGAGACCGGCGACAGCGTCCTCGACCTGGGCTCGGGCGGCGGCTTCGACTGCTTCCTCGCGGGCCGGGCGGTCGGCGCCGCGGGCCGCGTCGTCGGCGTCGACATGACCCCCGAGATGGTCGAGCGGGCGCGCGAGAACGCCGAGAAGAACGACGCGGAGAACGTCGAGTTCCGACTCGGCGAGATCGAACACCTCCCAGTCGGGGACGAGACCGTCGACGTCGTCATCTCGAACTGCGTCGTCAACCTCTCGCCGGACAAACCCCAGGTGTTCCGGGAGGCCTTCCGCGTCCTCCGGCCCGGCGGCCGCCTCGCCATCTCCGACCTGGTGCTGACGGCTGACCTCCCGGCGGAGTACCGCACCGACCTCGACACCATCGCTGGTTGCGTCGGCGGCGCGTCGACGATAGCAGCTGTCGAGGCGATGCTCGCGGACGCCGGGTTCGTCGACGTCTCCGTCGAACCAGACGCAGACGGCGAGGTCGACCGGACGTTCGACGCCGACCGCGACCCGCGCGACTACGTCGTCTCCGCGACCATCGAAGCCGAGAAACCAGACGAGTAG
- a CDS encoding glycosyl transferase family 1 — MPNVAAFTDSYLPTVNGVTYTVSTWRDHWHARGGEMPIVYPRSSHQPENGEYPVSSLPFPFYDGYRIAFPRAPSSVRNVDVVHAHTPFGLGVAAWRLAADRDVPLVTTYHTPTAEYAEYVGPDAVTGLVRRASERWEKWFLERADLVLCPSERTCSHVRDLGVDTRIESLPNGVDTERFRPTDGDGFRERHGLPDGPLVGYTGRHGYEKRLSDLLAAAEGIDATLVFGGDGPAREDLEREAAGRDVDACFLGFLDREELPAFYSVLDAFAFPSPVETEGLVALEANACGTPVAGVNAGALSETVVDGETGFHYEPGDVDGFRRAIRRTLDERDRLSENCLARREDVSVERAIDKLEDRYRSLW; from the coding sequence CTGCCGAACGTCGCTGCGTTCACGGATTCGTACCTGCCGACGGTCAACGGCGTCACGTACACCGTCTCGACGTGGCGCGACCACTGGCACGCCCGCGGCGGCGAGATGCCGATCGTCTACCCGCGCTCCAGCCACCAGCCAGAGAACGGGGAGTACCCGGTGTCGAGTCTCCCGTTCCCGTTCTACGACGGCTACCGAATCGCGTTCCCCAGGGCGCCGTCGAGCGTCCGGAACGTCGACGTCGTCCACGCGCACACGCCGTTCGGCCTCGGCGTGGCTGCGTGGCGCCTCGCCGCCGACCGCGACGTCCCGCTTGTCACTACCTACCACACGCCGACCGCGGAGTACGCCGAGTACGTAGGCCCGGACGCCGTCACCGGACTCGTGCGACGCGCGAGCGAGCGCTGGGAGAAGTGGTTCCTCGAGCGCGCGGACCTCGTGCTCTGCCCGAGCGAGCGCACCTGCAGCCACGTCCGGGACCTGGGCGTCGACACCCGAATCGAGTCACTCCCGAACGGCGTCGACACCGAGCGCTTCAGGCCGACCGACGGCGACGGCTTCCGCGAGCGCCACGGCCTCCCGGACGGCCCGCTCGTCGGCTACACCGGACGACACGGCTACGAGAAGCGGCTCTCTGACCTGCTCGCGGCCGCCGAGGGCATCGACGCCACGCTCGTCTTCGGCGGCGACGGTCCGGCGCGCGAGGACCTCGAACGCGAAGCCGCCGGACGGGACGTCGACGCCTGCTTCCTGGGCTTCCTCGACCGCGAGGAACTGCCCGCGTTCTACTCCGTGCTCGACGCCTTCGCGTTCCCCAGTCCAGTCGAGACGGAGGGACTGGTCGCCCTGGAGGCAAACGCCTGCGGGACGCCCGTAGCGGGCGTGAACGCCGGCGCGCTCTCTGAAACCGTCGTCGACGGAGAGACCGGGTTCCACTACGAACCGGGCGACGTCGACGGGTTCCGGCGCGCTATTCGGCGCACGCTCGACGAGCGCGACCGCCTCTCGGAGAACTGCCTCGCGCGCCGCGAGGACGTCAGCGTCGAACGCGCCATCGACAAACTCGAGGACCGGTACCGGTCGCTGTGGTGA
- a CDS encoding regulatory protein ArsR, translating to MAEHQSTTDADEMDRPEPGCCSVSHELSEQALAADVDTLATLGNDTRYEALRLIADADNAVCVCEIEPALGVSQSAVSQALSRLFSAGLVDRRKEGRWRYYTATPRADRILDVLDETRGPDDD from the coding sequence ATGGCAGAGCACCAGTCCACCACCGACGCTGACGAGATGGACCGACCCGAGCCCGGCTGTTGCTCGGTCAGCCACGAGCTCTCCGAGCAGGCGCTCGCAGCCGACGTCGACACGCTGGCGACGCTCGGCAACGACACGCGCTACGAGGCGCTCCGCCTCATCGCCGACGCGGACAACGCGGTCTGCGTCTGTGAAATCGAACCCGCGCTCGGCGTGAGCCAGAGCGCGGTGAGCCAGGCGCTCTCCCGGCTGTTCAGCGCCGGTCTCGTCGACCGACGCAAGGAGGGGCGGTGGCGGTACTACACCGCGACGCCCCGCGCGGACCGCATCCTCGACGTGCTCGACGAGACGAGGGGGCCCGACGATGACTGA
- a CDS encoding mechanosensitive ion channel protein encodes MPVDPLPFVEDVVPQYAVAITQLVYFVASFVAVYLLGRVFVRPLFDRVLRNRDLDAHARRPLKKIVSLAIVFAAISMAFSFAGYGNLLTSLATIAAAATLAIGFAMQDVLSNFVAGIFIYADEPFRIDDWIEWDDHSGIVEDISLRVTRVRTFDNELLTVPNSQLTDGVIKNPVAKEQLRQQFLFGIGYGDDIDEATEIIVEEAETHDDILDDPPVSVRLTELGDSYVGLKSRFWIANPSRSDFVKTRSTYVQRVKERFDEAGIDIPYPIRTLDGEVELSGSTGAGQLGGSSGVEQLDG; translated from the coding sequence ATGCCGGTGGACCCACTGCCGTTCGTCGAGGACGTCGTCCCGCAGTACGCAGTGGCAATCACGCAACTCGTCTACTTCGTCGCGTCGTTCGTCGCGGTCTACCTGCTCGGTCGCGTGTTCGTCCGACCGCTGTTCGACCGCGTGCTCCGAAACCGCGATTTAGACGCACACGCGCGCCGCCCTCTCAAGAAGATCGTGTCGCTCGCGATCGTCTTCGCCGCCATCTCGATGGCGTTCAGTTTCGCCGGGTACGGCAACCTCCTGACCAGCCTGGCCACCATCGCCGCGGCCGCCACGCTCGCCATCGGCTTCGCGATGCAGGACGTTCTCTCGAACTTCGTCGCCGGCATCTTCATCTACGCTGACGAGCCGTTCCGCATCGACGACTGGATCGAGTGGGACGACCACTCCGGCATCGTCGAGGACATCAGTCTCCGCGTCACGCGCGTCCGCACGTTCGACAACGAACTGCTGACGGTGCCGAACTCCCAGCTCACGGACGGCGTCATCAAGAACCCAGTCGCCAAGGAGCAGTTGCGCCAGCAGTTCCTCTTCGGCATCGGCTACGGTGACGACATCGACGAGGCCACCGAGATAATCGTCGAGGAGGCGGAGACCCACGACGACATCCTCGACGACCCGCCCGTCTCCGTCCGCCTGACCGAACTCGGTGACTCCTACGTCGGCCTGAAGAGCCGGTTCTGGATCGCCAACCCCTCGCGTTCGGACTTCGTGAAGACCCGCAGCACGTACGTCCAGCGCGTCAAGGAGCGTTTCGACGAGGCCGGCATCGACATCCCGTACCCCATCCGGACCCTCGACGGCGAGGTCGAACTCTCCGGGTCGACGGGGGCCGGGCAGCTCGGCGGGTCCTCGGGCGTCGAACAGCTAGACGGGTAG
- a CDS encoding glycosyl transferase family 1, with protein MRALNYLEFEDHVRGGMVTATRQQRTALATTDVEVVESPWRAGNPVQSLGTAFAGEGYFAKYDVAHCNLVGPGSVAVARHAKRNDIPLVLHAHVTKEDFAESFRGSTRVAPLLEPYLRWFYSQADLVLCPSEYTKGVLESYPVEAPIRPMSNGVDLESMAGYEQFREETRERFDLDGMVVYAVGEVFERKGLTTFCELAQETAYDFAWFGPYDEGPQAGAATRRWVNDPPENVTFTGFMEDKRAAFGAGDVYLFPAKVENQGIAVLEAMACGKPVVLRDIDVFREFYTDGEDCLMCSTFEEFEEALERLAADPDLRERLGENARETAEEHSLERVGDELETTYRELVEG; from the coding sequence ATGCGCGCGTTGAACTACCTCGAGTTCGAGGACCACGTCCGCGGCGGGATGGTCACGGCGACCCGCCAGCAGCGGACGGCCCTCGCGACGACGGACGTCGAGGTAGTCGAATCGCCGTGGCGCGCCGGCAACCCAGTGCAGTCCCTCGGTACCGCGTTCGCCGGCGAGGGCTACTTCGCGAAGTACGACGTGGCCCACTGCAACCTCGTGGGGCCGGGAAGCGTCGCTGTCGCCCGGCACGCGAAGCGCAACGACATCCCGCTGGTGCTCCACGCCCACGTCACGAAAGAGGACTTCGCCGAGTCGTTCCGCGGGTCGACGAGAGTCGCCCCGCTGCTCGAACCGTACCTCCGGTGGTTCTACTCGCAGGCAGACCTCGTGCTCTGCCCGAGCGAGTACACGAAGGGCGTCCTCGAGTCCTACCCGGTCGAGGCGCCCATCCGCCCGATGTCCAACGGCGTGGACCTGGAGAGCATGGCTGGCTACGAGCAGTTCCGCGAGGAGACCCGCGAGCGCTTCGACCTGGACGGGATGGTCGTCTACGCCGTCGGCGAGGTGTTCGAGCGGAAGGGACTGACGACGTTCTGCGAACTCGCCCAGGAGACGGCGTACGACTTCGCGTGGTTCGGTCCCTACGACGAGGGGCCCCAGGCTGGGGCGGCCACGAGACGCTGGGTGAACGACCCGCCCGAGAATGTCACGTTCACGGGGTTCATGGAGGACAAGCGCGCGGCGTTCGGCGCGGGCGACGTCTACCTGTTCCCTGCGAAGGTCGAGAACCAGGGCATCGCGGTGCTGGAAGCGATGGCCTGCGGCAAGCCGGTCGTCCTCAGGGACATCGACGTCTTCCGGGAGTTCTACACCGACGGCGAGGACTGTCTGATGTGCTCGACGTTCGAGGAGTTCGAGGAAGCGCTCGAACGCCTCGCCGCGGACCCGGACCTCCGCGAGCGCCTCGGCGAGAACGCCCGGGAGACGGCCGAGGAGCACAGTCTCGAGCGAGTCGGCGACGAACTCGAAACGACCTACCGAGAGCTCGTGGAGGGGTAG
- a CDS encoding multicopper oxidase: protein MVGMTRRALTVAAVAALVVSGSLVASALPPATAASTGDGGRYAHHPTPDGDATLETTLVENGSVVNANSDTAPGACETIRGERRVTIEAGRQYADAGEAFGYDLDRITAPPCTRLVVTVVNHDDVRHQWMVHDLPTSTYPMGMFTIEVADAGSVTAAFVTPAAGGEYAGHCSLPQHEQKGMRLPLVVTADSGTETTRPPGDGSSSGDVPGFGLLPSVAAAAVAALLVARR from the coding sequence GTGGTCGGGATGACCCGGCGCGCGCTCACCGTCGCTGCCGTCGCCGCGCTCGTCGTCAGCGGCTCCCTCGTCGCGAGCGCACTCCCCCCCGCGACGGCCGCGAGCACCGGAGACGGTGGTAGGTACGCCCACCACCCGACACCGGACGGCGACGCCACGCTGGAGACCACGCTCGTCGAGAACGGCAGCGTCGTCAACGCGAACAGCGACACCGCCCCCGGCGCCTGCGAGACCATTCGCGGCGAGCGCCGCGTCACCATCGAGGCGGGCCGCCAGTACGCCGACGCCGGCGAAGCGTTCGGCTACGACCTCGACCGCATCACCGCGCCGCCGTGCACGCGCCTCGTCGTCACCGTCGTCAACCACGACGACGTCCGCCACCAGTGGATGGTCCACGACCTCCCCACCAGCACCTACCCGATGGGGATGTTCACCATCGAGGTCGCCGACGCGGGCAGCGTCACCGCCGCCTTCGTCACCCCCGCGGCGGGCGGCGAGTACGCCGGTCACTGCTCGCTCCCCCAGCACGAACAGAAGGGAATGCGCCTCCCGCTGGTCGTCACCGCCGACTCCGGAACCGAGACGACGCGGCCACCCGGGGACGGTAGCTCGTCCGGGGACGTCCCTGGGTTCGGACTCCTCCCCTCCGTCGCCGCGGCGGCCGTCGCCGCACTGCTCGTGGCCAGGCGGTGA
- the ubiA gene encoding prenyltransferase (UbiA prenyltransferase family catalyzes the transfer of a prenyl group to various acceptors with hydrophobic ring structures in the biosynthesis of respiratory quinones, hemes, chlorophylls, vitamin E, and shikonin): MTVAATARGLLELTRPTNTVAAGALTFIGAFVAGGAFDQPMATAAAVGATWFATAAGMAVNDYFDRDIDRINNPERAIPRGAVSARGALAFSALLFVGAIALSVLLPPLALGIAAVNLAGLVTYTEYFKGLPGAGNALVAYLVGSTFLFGAAAVGEPLAGGVLAVLAALSTFTREVIKDVEDLEGDREEGLNTLPIAVGERRALLLGAVLLVVAVAASPLPYLLGTFGVWYLVAVAPADAVMLLAAYQSFTDPERGQKLLKAGTFVAAVAFVVGRVAPA, from the coding sequence ATGACAGTCGCGGCCACGGCGCGGGGCCTCCTCGAACTCACGCGCCCGACGAACACCGTCGCGGCGGGCGCGCTCACGTTCATCGGCGCGTTCGTCGCCGGCGGCGCGTTCGACCAGCCGATGGCGACGGCGGCCGCCGTCGGCGCGACGTGGTTCGCGACAGCCGCCGGGATGGCGGTCAACGACTACTTCGACCGCGACATCGACCGCATCAACAACCCGGAGCGGGCGATTCCGCGCGGCGCCGTCTCGGCGCGGGGTGCCCTCGCGTTCAGCGCCCTGCTGTTCGTCGGCGCTATCGCGCTCTCCGTCCTGCTGCCGCCGCTCGCGCTCGGCATCGCCGCGGTCAACCTCGCCGGCCTCGTCACCTACACGGAGTACTTCAAGGGGCTTCCGGGAGCGGGTAACGCGCTCGTGGCGTACCTCGTCGGCAGCACGTTCCTGTTCGGCGCCGCCGCGGTCGGCGAACCGCTCGCTGGGGGCGTGTTGGCGGTACTCGCGGCGCTGTCGACGTTCACTCGAGAGGTCATCAAGGACGTCGAGGACCTCGAGGGCGACCGCGAGGAGGGCCTGAACACACTCCCCATCGCCGTTGGCGAGCGCCGGGCGCTCCTGCTCGGCGCGGTGTTGCTCGTCGTCGCCGTCGCCGCCAGTCCGCTGCCGTACCTGCTCGGCACGTTCGGCGTCTGGTATCTCGTCGCCGTCGCGCCCGCGGACGCCGTGATGCTCCTGGCCGCCTACCAGAGCTTCACTGACCCAGAACGGGGCCAGAAGCTGCTGAAGGCGGGGACGTTCGTGGCGGCCGTGGCGTTCGTGGTCGGCCGGGTCGCGCCAGCCTGA
- a CDS encoding ribonuclease P, with protein MGIAAERIDRLRVLAREAAREGDAERAREYVRLARRLAERNRLTLPREFRRFTCDACDAYLIPGRNARVRTQSGHVVVTCDCGHQSRYPYE; from the coding sequence ATGGGAATCGCGGCGGAACGCATCGACAGACTCCGGGTGCTCGCCCGGGAGGCCGCCCGGGAGGGCGACGCCGAGCGCGCCCGCGAGTACGTCCGCCTCGCCCGCCGCCTCGCCGAGCGCAACCGCCTCACGCTCCCCCGTGAGTTCCGCCGGTTCACCTGCGACGCCTGCGACGCCTACCTGATCCCCGGTCGGAACGCCCGCGTCCGCACGCAGTCGGGCCACGTCGTCGTCACCTGCGACTGCGGCCACCAGTCCAGGTACCCCTACGAGTAG
- a CDS encoding CoA-binding protein: MPVETDDELTEILEYDSVAVVGCSSTPGKDAHEIPAYLRRHGYDVIPVNPFADEIFGREAYDSLTDVEEDVDVVDVFRPSDEVAGIVDEAIERSDVEVVWTQLGIRDDKAAERAEDAGLRVVQDKCAKVEHQRLVV, encoded by the coding sequence ATGCCCGTCGAAACAGACGACGAACTGACCGAGATTCTCGAGTACGACAGCGTCGCCGTCGTCGGCTGTTCGAGCACGCCGGGGAAGGACGCCCACGAGATTCCGGCCTACCTCCGACGCCACGGCTACGACGTGATTCCCGTCAACCCGTTCGCTGACGAGATATTCGGCCGGGAGGCCTACGACTCGCTGACCGACGTCGAGGAGGATGTCGACGTCGTGGACGTCTTCCGCCCGAGCGATGAGGTCGCGGGCATCGTCGACGAGGCCATCGAACGCAGCGACGTCGAGGTAGTGTGGACGCAACTCGGCATCCGCGACGACAAGGCCGCCGAGCGCGCCGAGGACGCGGGGCTACGCGTCGTCCAGGACAAGTGTGCCAAGGTCGAACACCAGCGACTGGTGGTCTGA
- a CDS encoding GCN5 family acetyltransferase has translation MPDSQPLTVRAANPAELDRVAALLAASDLPHDGLESSPGQFFVGRADGTVVAAGGVELYGTDAVVRSVVVAEAHRSAGYGTVLCDELEAFAIEEGASALYLLTTTAPEFFRARSFETTDRDAVPPRVQESTLFAEHCPQSATCMEKSVE, from the coding sequence GTGCCTGATTCGCAGCCCCTGACCGTCCGGGCCGCCAATCCGGCGGAACTGGACCGGGTCGCGGCGCTACTGGCGGCCAGCGACCTCCCGCACGACGGCCTCGAGTCGAGTCCGGGGCAGTTCTTCGTCGGGCGCGCGGACGGCACTGTCGTCGCTGCCGGCGGCGTCGAACTGTACGGCACGGACGCCGTCGTGCGGTCCGTCGTCGTCGCCGAGGCCCACCGATCGGCGGGCTACGGGACGGTGCTGTGCGACGAACTGGAGGCGTTCGCAATCGAGGAGGGGGCGAGCGCGCTCTACCTCCTGACGACGACCGCACCGGAATTCTTCCGGGCGCGGAGCTTCGAGACGACCGACCGGGACGCCGTTCCGCCGCGTGTCCAGGAGTCGACGCTGTTCGCCGAGCACTGTCCACAGTCCGCGACCTGCATGGAGAAGTCAGTGGAGTGA
- a CDS encoding multicopper oxidase: MPSGTRSALLASAAALALLTTAALGGVGVAGADDTRPGDPNVATTSGADLSSNGTASSAANTAQQTNESVCSFDHPSWRAPQLLAGVRIQGEQACRPDDPNVVAASVLGTNNVPDTVLKRSGLSEDAVVKRNDTDGDGDPDEIHVTLEVMGINEHDAALSRDIAPGISPSFWVFAPKTQGMVTDGSAAARLVRMPSPPIRVEAGDRVEVTLENTHYVPHTIHFHGVSHPFEVNGSGNDGVPQTSEDPVLPGSERTYEFTPERPGTNFYHCHVVPSVHVRMGLSGMFVVTENRSDNHVQTFNIGGGKVRHPGAAMAEQHDAVYDLQYQGVDRELHEIPKRYDDVRKIAKATNREYDSTEATMDYFLLNGRSFPYTLRESVVAVEENASYRLRVLNAGSRTLSLHTHGHKFDIAALDGVRVPEDQQRTRDVVGLTAAQRADLVLNTTTDGRNSFGSGVWFAHDHREPAVTNDGIGPGGTITTIAYDAYLGPDGIPETNGNLSRYFDAAFYDGEVPVWQHLDAERFGEPPGNLHPNDTRTTTTAPTDPANPPAQSGGLPDAVLLLGGLLAGGLLVALGVVLGRWSG; encoded by the coding sequence ATGCCCTCCGGAACGCGGAGCGCGCTTCTCGCGTCCGCCGCCGCCCTCGCACTCCTCACGACTGCGGCCCTCGGTGGAGTGGGTGTCGCCGGGGCCGATGACACCCGCCCTGGCGACCCGAACGTGGCCACTACGTCCGGCGCAGACCTCTCCTCGAACGGCACCGCTTCGTCAGCCGCGAACACGGCTCAGCAGACCAACGAGTCGGTCTGCTCGTTCGACCACCCGTCCTGGCGTGCGCCCCAGTTGCTCGCCGGCGTCCGCATCCAGGGCGAACAGGCGTGCCGGCCCGACGACCCGAACGTCGTCGCGGCGAGCGTCCTCGGCACGAACAACGTCCCGGACACCGTTCTGAAGCGCTCGGGCCTCTCGGAGGACGCCGTCGTCAAGCGCAACGACACCGACGGCGACGGCGACCCCGACGAGATCCACGTCACGCTGGAGGTGATGGGAATCAACGAGCACGACGCCGCCCTCTCCCGCGATATCGCCCCAGGAATCTCCCCTTCCTTCTGGGTGTTCGCGCCGAAGACACAGGGGATGGTCACCGACGGCTCGGCGGCCGCCCGACTCGTCCGGATGCCGAGTCCGCCCATCCGCGTCGAGGCCGGGGACCGCGTGGAGGTCACCCTCGAGAACACCCACTACGTCCCGCACACCATCCACTTCCACGGCGTCAGCCACCCCTTCGAGGTGAACGGGAGCGGCAACGACGGCGTCCCCCAGACGAGCGAGGACCCGGTGCTCCCGGGGAGCGAGCGGACCTACGAGTTCACGCCCGAGCGCCCCGGGACGAACTTCTACCACTGCCACGTCGTCCCGTCCGTCCACGTCAGGATGGGGCTCTCGGGGATGTTCGTCGTCACCGAGAACCGCTCGGACAACCACGTCCAGACGTTCAATATCGGTGGCGGGAAGGTCCGCCACCCCGGCGCGGCGATGGCCGAGCAACACGACGCGGTGTACGACCTCCAGTACCAGGGCGTCGACAGGGAACTCCACGAGATACCGAAGCGCTACGACGACGTCCGGAAGATCGCGAAGGCGACCAACCGCGAGTACGACTCGACGGAGGCCACGATGGACTACTTCCTCCTGAATGGCCGGTCGTTCCCGTACACGCTCCGCGAGTCCGTCGTCGCCGTCGAGGAGAACGCCTCCTACCGCCTCCGCGTGCTGAACGCCGGGAGCCGCACACTCTCGCTGCACACGCACGGCCACAAGTTCGATATCGCCGCCCTCGACGGCGTGCGCGTCCCCGAGGACCAGCAGCGCACCCGCGACGTCGTCGGCCTGACCGCGGCCCAGCGCGCGGACCTCGTGCTCAACACGACCACCGACGGCCGCAACTCCTTCGGGTCGGGCGTCTGGTTCGCACACGACCACCGCGAACCGGCCGTCACGAACGACGGCATCGGCCCGGGTGGTACCATCACCACCATCGCGTACGACGCCTACCTCGGCCCCGACGGCATCCCGGAGACGAACGGGAACCTCTCGCGGTACTTCGACGCCGCGTTCTACGACGGCGAGGTGCCGGTCTGGCAACACCTCGACGCCGAACGCTTCGGCGAACCTCCCGGCAACCTCCACCCGAACGACACCAGGACCACGACGACTGCGCCGACCGACCCGGCGAACCCACCAGCCCAGTCGGGCGGCCTGCCCGACGCCGTCCTCCTGCTCGGCGGACTGCTGGCGGGCGGCCTCCTCGTCGCACTCGGCGTCGTCCTCGGACGGTGGTCGGGATGA